ATGGGCTTACTTCCATGTTTAGGAATAAGGTggataaaaggaaagaaaaaaatgggTGTCAACAAGTGAAATGAGGGCCAGTAACTGATGAAGATTACCCAACTAGTGTGACAATTGACATACAGTTAGTTAATTTTAATTCTCCCTGGTTTATGCAagttgttttcttctctttctagTCCACTGTCCTGATACTGGCGAGTCAGCGGCAATATGTCTTTGAATATGACCTTAAGGGAGGCCTTTCTGCAGTCACTATGCCTAGTGTGGCACGATACACTATGGAGACCATACGCTCTGTGTCTTACTACCGCAACCTTTACCATATGCCTGAGAGCAACGCTTCTGTTGCTGTAGACTACAGTGAGGATGGGAGGCTCCTGAGAGTGGCACAGCTGGGCACGGGACGGAGAGTCCTTTACCGGTACCGCTGGCACAACAAACTCTCAGAGGTTCTGTACGACAGCACTCGCGTCAGCTTCACCTACGATGAGACGGCAGGTGTGCTGAAGACAGTCAATCTGCAGAGTGAGGGTTTTATATGCACCATTAGATACAGGCAGCTCGGCCCGCTGGTAGACCGGCAGATCTACCGCTTCAGCGAGGACGGGATGGTAACGCTCGCTTCGACTACGCTTATGACAGTAGTCTGCGTGTGACGAGTATTCAGGGGGTCATCAATGAAACCCCCCTGCCTATTGACCTTTATCAGTATGATGACATCTCAGGGAAGGTGGAGCAGTTCGGCAAATTTGGTGTCATCTATTATGACATCAACCAGATCATCTCTACGTCTGTAATGACTTACACCAAACACCTTGACGGGCATGGTCGGGTTCGAGAGATTCAGTATGAGCTCTTTCGTTCTCTGCTCTTCTGGATCACCGTCCAGTATGATGATATGGGGCGAGTCACCAAAAGGGAGATGAAGATTGGCCCATTCGCCAATGCCACCAAGTATAGCTATGAATATGACGTGGACGGACAGTTGCAGACCGTCTACCtcaatgagaaaatgacatgGCGCTACAGCTATGACTTAAACGGGAACATACACCTGCTGAGTCCAGCAAACAGTGCACGAATCATGCCCCTACGTTATGACCTACGAGACCGCATAACACGTCTAGGAGACCTGCAGTATGAGTTGGACGAAGATGGGTTTCTTCGCCAGAGAGGCTCTGAGATCTTCCAGTACAACTCCAATGGCCACCTAGAACGTGTCTACAGTAAATCCAGTGGCTGGTCAGTCCAGTACCGTTATGATGGTTTGGGAAGAAGAGTCTCAACAAAGTCCAGCATGGGACAACACCTGCAGTTCTTCTATGCTGATCTAAGCTACTCAAGCAGGATAACGCATGTCTACAACCATTCCAGCTCACAGATTACATCTCTATACTACGACCTGCAGGGTCACTTATTTGCAATGGAGATCAGCAGTGGAGCGGAGTTCTACATAGCCTGTGATAACATAGGAACGCCACTGGCTGTCTTTGGCAGCGATGGTGTCCTCCTCAAGCAAGTTCATTATACGGCTTATGGCGAAGTCTACTCAGACTCCAATCCTGATATCCAGTTGGTGATTGGGTTTCATGGAGGACTTTATGACCCTCTAACAAAACTGCTTCATTTTGGAGTCCGGGATTATGACATCATGTCGGGTCGCTGGACTGCACCTGACTTCATGCAGTGGGAGAAAATAAGCAAGAATCCAGGCCCTTTTAATCTCTATATGTTCCGAAACAACAACCCTATAAGTAAAGTGCAGAAAGTTAGAGACTACTTAACAGGTATGGCATGGATTCACCGCATCTACTGTATCCACATATTGCAGCAAGTCCTGCAAGTAATATATCTGCTATACATGGATATTTTCCCCCatgcaaattatgattttaaatttattcattGATATCTGCTACAGATGTGAACAGCTGGCTGGTCACATTTGGATTCCATCTCCATAATAGTATCCCTGGTttccctgtccccatttctgagATGACACAAGCCTCCTACGAGTTGGCCAAAAGCCAAGTGTGGGACGACCTGACAGTaagtttatttttggatgaatatCTCCACATTCTAGCATAATGGttattatagtttactaaaactaaaactatgaaaaatcaattgaaataaaataaatgctaatttaaaaaaaatattttactaaaagtGTAAATAGTGATAGAAGCTATTTACAGTGCCGATAGCAATGGATGCCTACACTAAGTGTAAATTTTATATTTAGCGACAGATGCTATTGACATTAAGTGCAAAAGCTATAGATTACACTATTTTAAAACAGCAggattttctgttatttatactACTTAATGCAAATAGTgacaattatctgcacctcaatATTGTAGTACGTTATTGCAGcatgtaataataatgtattgatttatggttatttcctttatttttattgaaataaatgccTTTGCCAATGTGATAAGAGAGTTAAAAAGGGAGGAGAAAAAAATGGTAAAAGGGTAGATCACATCAAACATACTGCAGTTTAGACTCTACCATCTATGACATTGGAGCTGATGTTTGACAGCTGTTTTTTGTAGCGTTGACTATACCAATCACATGTTGGTGGGCAGAGTTCTTGTAGTAtccttttgaaaagaaaaaatgtcacCATCTGAAACTAGAATGGAACTAGAGCCACACGtttgtataaaatgtttattttcttcttttgtagGCCAGCTTTGCAGTCCAGCAGCATGTCATTCGACAAGCTGAAGCATTTCTAACATTTGGGGATCTGCCACAGGTTGAGTTCGGCCATAGCCAAAGGGCTGATAAACCCTGGCTGTGGTTTGCCTCAAGCGATTCATTGATAGGTCGCGGGATCATGCTGGCCCTTTACAAGGGCATTGTGATAACTCGCGCACTAAGCCTGGCTAATGAGGACTGCGTCAAGGTTGCCAACATCCTCAGTGGCGCACTTTACTTGAAAGACTTGCACTTTATCATAGATGGCAGAGACACGCACTTCTTTGTTAAAATGAATTCTCCTGAAGCAGACCTGGCAGCGCTGCGGCTTACTAGCGGACGGAAAGAACTTGAGAACGCGGTGAACGTGACGGTGTCGCAGTCCACAGCTGTGCTAGGTGGCCGCACCCGGCGCTTCGCAGATGTGGAGTTTCAGAGGGGGCTCTCACCCTGCACGTGCGCTACGGGGCGTCTCTGGATGAGGAAAGGGTGCGTGTTTTGGAGCTGGCCCGACAGAGGGCTCTCGCTATCATGTGGGCACAGGAGCAGCAGCGGGTGCGAAACGGAGAGGAAGGATCCCGCCTATGGACTGAGGGAGAGAAGAGGCAGCTTCTCAGCACTGGAAGAGTGCAAGGCTATGATGGATATTACGTGCTGTCGGTGGAGCAGTATCCTGAGCTAGCCGACAGCGTCAACAACCTTCAGTTCCTCAGACAAAATGAGATTGGCAAAAGGTAGTGAACAGACCATGATTAGCCACTCTGTGCAATTTGTAATGGAAGAATAAGTTAAGCGGACACATTTATTACATTCTCAGAGTTTGTAAAAACGCTACTACTCTTAGTCTAATAAGAAGAGTACTGCCTGGGGGAAAAAGAGCATTAAAACAACGCTGTGCGTTGTGAAACATTGTGTTTTCTCAAGACCTATTTAAGGCCTTAACAAGGTTACAGTTGTGGAGCACAATGAAATTATGAACTTAACAGCATCAAGAGACAGGCCGGATTCATACAGCTGTTGACATCTTTAACTATTTATTAATGATTCATTTTTACAAGCACTATTCAAATAAGTCCCTAAAGAGAAAAACGTACCTTTcggaaaaagaaaatgtttacatATGCATATCACTGTACCACTGCAAAAATACCACATGTGATGTCAGGTGGGTTACTGTAGCCAGCTATacactgtaatatttttatatttattgagatTTGTCTCCTTTTTCCTGTACATTTCATGAATATcataatagagaaaaaaaaatgcttttgttggCAATCCTGTCATGTGCAATGAAAACTCCCCTAAAGTGTGATTTTAGGTGATTGTGTTTTATAAATGACATTTGACACTTTGATTTGCAGCTATCATACATAACTGAATAAACTgtacaaataatgaataaaatggcAGCACAGCACAGAATATATGtaaatgtctgtatttatgtaaatgGGTGTTTACctgcatatttttaaaatgaaaagcaatTATTTGCTCATTTGGTTACAGGTTGCAAgggaaatatttatgaaaattgtTTGtacttaaaagaaaataaatgataaaattacattttacagcttTTATTTCTTTGAGCacagattaaattaaaatcaggATAATTAAGCGCATGATACACTTTGGCCTAGTTTCATGGTCTTGGCAAAACAATTACCTTTGAAAAATCGCTTAGTCCACTAGCGCTAAACTGCTTTTTCTATATTGATGAACTAAGAATTGCACTGGGGAAGTCAAGTTAGATGTGAGAGGTTGTGTGAATTCatttaaatcaaagaaaaaacTGCGTGAGTCATGAGTAAAACTCGCTTTCATCTGCTTCTGCAATAGTGCGTCGATTAATGGTAATCCctaaatattaacttaaatttaTAATTACTCTGTGTTAAATCTGATTAATGAGTGATCAAAGGCAGAAAGTCAGGATCACAGAGCCTGAAAATTTGCTTGAGTCACTGCAGCTTGTAAACCCACTATCTATCATGTGATTTCTACAACAACCTTCTAGCCATTTAAAATTGGTTTATGAACACACAAGTGCATCACAAAACTGTATCAATACATGATGTGGTAATTGCACCATTTAACTGCTGGCAATCCTAAGAccataaaacaaatgttttcttattCCGATTTTCTGTTTGGATGAACAGACACAATGCATCTACTGAGCGATGATCACCACTGTGTCTATCTTACAGTGTCTTCTTGCAGATATCATCTTTAAAGTTAACATAATACTTGGTCAGCTGCAAAAGTTCATGATTTATTCAAGCTCTCAGGCTAATAATGTTGATGATCAGGCAAAGTGGAAGTGTCTGGCTGTGCAGACAGCAACAGACGGTGTATTGAGGCCTTCCTCATTCAGGTTGTAAATACATGTGTAAGAGGTTTATGGAAATGTGTGTTAAGACGTCGttgttttaacaatattttaaaaatatacacttattaagcacaataatgaaaaaaaaaaaaattactgtgcctaaaaatctataatttcagtttataatctataataacaaaAGCAAGCAGGATTATCTTTGACCTTTGTACCTGTGAAGAGACCTGCTCAGCTTATCTAGTGAGAAATCTAGTGCTAGAATTTCTTTCTACATTCATTTACATGCCACATCACACAGATTCTAGAGTTACTGCTCCATAATTAAGATCTCCCAACATTTTTAACTGGGTACTGCCAAGTGCAATGTCAGAAACATTAAGTGTGTCTCAATTTGTGTACTTTGTGAGTAGtttgttcacactgaaaatttcAACAATATAAAAGTACACTTCATATACAAATTAACtagcattaaagggggggtgaaatgctatttcatgcatactgagtttttttacactgttaaagagttggattcccatgctaaacatggacaaagtttcaaaaaattaagttgtacgtttgaaggagtatttttgttccaaaaaaacctcttccggtttgtcataagtttcggaaagttttttttcgagtatggctctgtgtgacgttagatggagcggaatttccttatatgggtcctgaggcacttctgccggaagagcgcgcgctcctgtatagcagagcagagagaggctgagcacagcctgatcagagcaagagcgtcgcgaaaagtcacaaaagaagtgtgtttttggttgccagggcaagacaaccctgcacagattaccaaaagagaaacagcattaagggaccagtggatggagtttatttttacagagcatcaacggagttgtgcaagtgtttttgtttgttccctgcatttcggatttgcacatcgtttatttcttaagggtaatgcagtcccaacgaaaaagggtcacgattgtgtgttggaaccgcatgcggtgagtaaaactgcttcaaatatctctgtgttgttaacttacctatcggcgcgtaagcacatcaagtaaacaacatgcgatgttgtcatcaaactgcactttccacatgtacagcttaaaaaaaaaaaaaaaaaaaaaaagacgacatcaagtggaacttagtcattttccaaaaccgctaaacaaatatatagagtttcagtacataccacatagagacgcctttgctgatgctgctcttgttaaatatcagcctctggatctgtgtcacagcttccaaacgctctcaacgcaaaagcctactggcgctcgtgattctttagctccgcccacacgtcacgcctctaggcgctcgtgttttttccgggaaaaatcggtacagactatatttctcttataaatataataaaaataaagactttttggagttatgaaggatgcagtactactctataggtactcaagattaacaggatattgagtgaaaacgagcatttcaccccccctttaataaatccCAGAAGTGTACTCATCTGTACACTAcataatgcataatttataatGCATCATTCAAGACAAATTTTTCTAAAAACCAAAATTACAATGCTCCAATGTAAACTACAcatttaaagcaactgtatgtagtttttttttgtgttgtgagTTTGAGTTGTGAGTAGAATTCACTGCTGTAAAAATAGCACTAGCTGTACAAGACTACAcacatttggcagacgcttttctCAAAAGCAACTttgagtgcattcaggctattccTATTTTACCTAACGTGTGCTCTCTGGGAATCGAagccacaaccttttgcgctgctaacacaatgctctaccactgagccacaggaaccaTATTCCAAAAATATATAGCAGTAATAAAGCCAAATTCAGCAGCTATGCCTTAATGCTAGGTTaacaaataatagatttttacatACTGACATCTGAACCTAATACATGACTGAAAAACCATACATATATACGTGCCACAGGAACTTTATCAATTCTATAGCAAGAGAGTAAAGTAGAACATGAGATTACATAACACGGCTGTACTTTTAAAGTGAGGCGTTACGTAAAGCCCTCTTTTGAGCATTTTGGAGCTGCAAAATATATTCTACTGGAGAGCTGGAGAGACACGTAGCAAACCCCATACTCAAACCAATTAACTGAAGCTGGGATGAAGGCCCCTATGATGGAATGCATAATGGCgtaaatgattttaataatataatatatatatatatttaaaagacacAATGAACTTCCTTTAGGAAATTGCCATCATATTTAGTAAGCATGAGTGAGCCAGGCAAGGTCTGATGATGCCACCAACACCACTGTGTTGTTTCAGTGCAATGCATGCTAATGACATGCAAATGCAGTGAGGAAAAACCTTCCATGGATCACCCGTATTAGCCATGGTCTCTGTTTTCTGGTTTAATCCACGATGCACCGTACTGTTCTGCCCCGGCTCCTGATTAACACTGCCCTCAAATGCAACATTTATGCACAATCAAGTCCCTGTAACAACATTTCCGAAAAGGATGACTCATTTTAACACTTATTCCCACCCAGTTAAACTGGATCCTTTGGCTTATGAAGGTCACTCATTTCTGTAAAGCGTTGTCTCCGACAGCCGTTTTTGTGTCGCTTATGCCCCAAGTGGCAGATTTGATGGATTAGCCAACTCTTCTCAAAAGGTATGAAGACAGTGACACCCAATCCCTGTCAAAGACCGCTCAATATCAGCAAACTGTGTGTTTACAAGGACACAAGACACTACCACACAAAGACAAGCCCGCTGtctgtctctgacacacacacacacacacacacacacacacacacacacacacacacacacacacatcggatCCCCAGACTCTCATTCCAAACTCTATAACCTTTCACAATCTGTTCTGGCCAGCCAGAGTTCACCTGTTACCCACAATTTCAGCTGAAAAGCGTGTATATTTACACATTATACAAAGACTGATCATCAAAGGCTccataaacattttaatcatccCAGATTCTCTCATACAAGATTTTCCAAGAATACAAGCATAAATGAGTCCACGGAAATGATTCAGTGAATGTAAACGATTCAAATGACGCATGACTCACCATTCGTGTTGACTGCCAAACGTTCCTTCTGCATCCAATGCACATGGATACTGATCTTCAAAACCCTAAAACAGAAGCGTAATGGAAAGTGTAAGCGGgtacatttatttgtgcataaCAGATCACTGACATAATCAAAtatcaaacattattattttgtgcaaCAGAACCAAATTTAGCACGGCAAACTTCAGGGATGAAAAACactagtacaaaaaaaaaaaaaaaaaaaaatatatatatatatatatatatatatatatatatatatatatatatatatatcataatacaCACCTCTCTCATCAATAACTTCAAACttctgaaatataataaaatataaatgattgataaaaaaaaaacctttatacacttaaaaatttgaaatgttgcactgcaaaataacttaaataaaataagtatatgtactaatatatatataaagaaagtaTTACAGTGAATACATAATGCTAAATTAACACTGACACTCAATGGACATAATGAGTTCAAGTTTATATTGGAGTATGCTAGTACGTCAAAATGTTCTATAAACATTTCTAGAAACTGTAAAAAGACTGTCCAGTAGAAATAAGacataattctgtcatttttattgggAGTCAATATAGGAGCGCTGTTGAAATCCAACTGCCTAGGTCCATCTGAACCCTCTGACATGATCCCATACGTACAGTTTATGTACAAAAGCCCTGCTCATAAGGTTATGAAGTCAAAGTTCTATTTCAATTTGCCTGTTTCAGTTCGATTTCACCTCAGATAAGAAAAAGACAAAGTACGATGTATGTTGAACATGGACAGAAGGGAGGTGGGATGGATCTGGAGGGGATTGGGCAGTCAGCATGGACAGAAACCTTATAAACCGTCTCAACATCCTTGAGATCTGCCTTGTTGAAGTGGAGGGAAAGAAAACAATCCAGCTCGTCTCATATTTCAGCCATGAGTGGATGTCCTTATTTTCAGAAGAAATTTGTGTAAGCTTTCAACATATTTAGATCATTGAAATTATGCAATGATACTCTCAAAGCCACAATTCTTCAAGATCATGTTTCTGCCATATCTGAAATCAGAAGAcaaaatgaaatgtgtatttgctGTTGATGCATTTGATGAAAATACAGGTCAAGCAGTAAGCAGCATCTGAAAGAAGATGAGAATGATGATTCTCAGACTGGAGTTAATAAGGCCAGCAAAGGAGGTATTATGTACGGTGACTATCTGCAGGTAAACTACACATTAGCTCATGCTtattaatgatatatttttaataagcaTAAAGCATAGCTTCTCCTAAAATAGTTCATGATTAATTGGCCGGCAGCCCTGGAATCTCAAGTTTATTATAATGGTCTGTATGTTCTTCCTTAGTTGCCAAATTAATTAACACTGGGGAATGCATGCATTTCAGATTTTAATGGCAAATAGTGAACTACTTCGTTTTatgttctaatttaaaaaatggtaatttcagactttttttttggcTTGCTTTCCATGA
This DNA window, taken from Carassius auratus strain Wakin chromosome 14, ASM336829v1, whole genome shotgun sequence, encodes the following:
- the LOC113113318 gene encoding LOW QUALITY PROTEIN: teneurin-3-like (The sequence of the model RefSeq protein was modified relative to this genomic sequence to represent the inferred CDS: inserted 2 bases in 2 codons), translated to MGSQTRHMYPLPGSALVDGTVIRKVDQNGIISTLLGSNDLASARPLSCDSVMDIHQVSLEWPTDLAVSPMDNSLFVLDGSVVLRITEEGQVSVAAGRPLHCPMPSTDILVTETQRATHTHLESPSAIAISFSGELYIAETDERKMSRIRSVAADGEITHLAGAPSDCDCKTDVNCDCYLTGDGFAKDARLNGPSSLVAAPDGTLYVADLGNIRIRVIGKNKPALNSMGLYEVASSGEQEVYMFDSNGTHQHTANLITGDFKYNFSYSNEGDLTSVADSHGNTLRIRRDASRLPVRIVAPDNQVIWLTVGSSGGLKTLGTQGREQVLLTYHGNSGLLATKSTANGWTTFYDYDTEGRLTNVTFPTGVVTSLAYDMDTVSTVERESFERDEAATITTNQSAIQNVLTLHQDQLKNNYVIGYDHSLWILYANGMNTHYQTEPHILAGASSPILARRNMTLPDDSGQNLVEWRFRKEQTRTKVTVFGRKLRVNGRNILSVDYDRALRIEKIYDDHRKFLLKIGYDTAGQPTLWMPSSKLLPVNLTRNSNGQLSAIHWGSVSERAEYDGQGRLLSRTFPDGKTWSYTYLEKSTVLILASQRQYVFEYDLKGGLSAVTMPSVARYTMETIRSVSYYRNLYHMPESNASVAVDYSEDGRLLRVAQLGTGRRVLYRYRWHNKLSEVLYDSTRVSFTYDETAGVLKTVNLQSEGFICTIRYRQLGPLVDRQIYRFSEDGMXNARFDYAYDSSLRVTSIQGVINETPLPIDLYQYDDISGKVEQFGKFGVIYYDINQIISTSVMTYTKHLDGHGRVREIQYELFRSLLFWITVQYDDMGRVTKREMKIGPFANATKYSYEYDVDGQLQTVYLNEKMTWRYSYDLNGNIHLLSPANSARIMPLRYDLRDRITRLGDLQYELDEDGFLRQRGSEIFQYNSNGHLERVYSKSSGWSVQYRYDGLGRRVSTKSSMGQHLQFFYADLSYSSRITHVYNHSSSQITSLYYDLQGHLFAMEISSGAEFYIACDNIGTPLAVFGSDGVLLKQVHYTAYGEVYSDSNPDIQLVIGFHGGLYDPLTKLLHFGVRDYDIMSGRWTAPDFMQWEKISKNPGPFNLYMFRNNNPISKVQKVRDYLTDVNSWLVTFGFHLHNSIPGFPVPISEMTQASYELAKSQVWDDLTASFAVQQHVIRQAEAFLTFGDLPQVEFGHSQRADKPWLWFASSDSLIGRGIMLALYKGIVITRALSLANEDCVKVANILSGALYLKDLHFIIDGRDTHFFVKMNSPEADLAALRLTSGRKELENAVNVTVSQSTAVLGGRTRRFADVEFQXGALTLHVRYGASLDEERVRVLELARQRALAIMWAQEQQRVRNGEEGSRLWTEGEKRQLLSTGRVQGYDGYYVLSVEQYPELADSVNNLQFLRQNEIGKR